Proteins from one Natrinema versiforme genomic window:
- a CDS encoding ribbon-helix-helix domain-containing protein, translated as MSEAETNNGDPEIERINLRISQSFREVVDETWRERGFNSRSEFIRYALRESVNHPEGAGFWKDLAISEAQFDDGESRSSEEIKAAYGSDDE; from the coding sequence ATGTCCGAAGCTGAAACCAACAATGGTGATCCTGAGATTGAACGAATCAACCTTCGGATTTCCCAGTCTTTCCGCGAGGTCGTTGATGAGACGTGGCGCGAGCGGGGATTCAATAGCCGAAGTGAGTTTATTCGCTACGCACTGCGAGAGTCAGTGAATCATCCGGAGGGTGCTGGGTTCTGGAAGGACCTTGCAATTAGTGAAGCACAGTTTGATGACGGTGAGAGCCGCTCGAGCGAGGAAATCAAAGCAGCATATGGGTCCGACGACGAATGA
- a CDS encoding type II toxin-antitoxin system RelE/ParE family toxin, which produces MGPTTNDDDWEWAFSSRAENQLAQLPTETQDRIITKLDDVVSSEWREPADFLEPLTNSPYKKLRVGTYRLGCRLRSEERIVRVESVRKRDGAYSADD; this is translated from the coding sequence ATGGGTCCGACGACGAATGACGACGATTGGGAGTGGGCATTTTCGTCTCGAGCAGAAAACCAACTTGCGCAGTTACCTACAGAAACACAGGACCGAATCATCACGAAACTCGATGATGTCGTGTCCTCAGAGTGGCGCGAGCCAGCTGACTTCCTTGAGCCATTGACTAATTCGCCGTACAAGAAGTTACGAGTTGGGACCTATCGACTGGGGTGTCGGCTTCGATCGGAAGAACGCATCGTACGCGTGGAGAGCGTTCGGAAGCGAGACGGAGCATATTCAGCGGATGATTGA